Proteins encoded in a region of the Falco rusticolus isolate bFalRus1 chromosome 10, bFalRus1.pri, whole genome shotgun sequence genome:
- the SNPH gene encoding LOW QUALITY PROTEIN: syntaphilin (The sequence of the model RefSeq protein was modified relative to this genomic sequence to represent the inferred CDS: deleted 1 base in 1 codon), whose product MGDSDLVKKKRAPSPLRGQLPAWVEIRSLVPRTCGTAAMSLPGSRRSSTGSRRRPSPPGRDTYGTSSLSSSSNSGSCKGSDSSPTPRRSSKYNLCSDNHGIKPPTPEQYLTPLQQKEVCIRHLKARLKDTQERLQDRDAEIEDLKTQLSRMQEDWIEEECHRVEAQLALKEARKEIKQLKQVIDTVKNNLLEKDKGLQKYFVDINIQNKKLETLLHSMEVAQNGALKEEGAGESAGGSPARSLTRSSTYTKLSDQGAGDRNVGGSQTISLDEGADSGFMGVEEAPCHTDPLEVGDEPGTRLPPSSTYEKLLGLRGGVEAGVQASCMQERAIQTDFVPCQPDLDTILEKVMKSQACSLGSPTSAWVSEMEDVMPGPELSNPTGAMDLLAAEPDTATVGAGAEAGAPCNPAVRQPPSASPSVAIACVAEEETMEASGCEAAPSKSYWSRHFIVDLLAVVVPAVPTVAWLCRSQRRQGQPIYNISSLLRGCCTVALHSIRRMGCRPVASHGPGGSTQP is encoded by the exons ATGGGTGATTCGGACTTAGTTAAGAAAAAGCGGGCGCCCAGCCCGCTGCGGGgacagctgcctgcctgggtggAAATTCG TTCCCTTGTGCCCAGGACCTGTGGCACCGCAGCAATGTCTCTGCCGGGCAGCAGGCGCTCGTCCACCGGATCACGGAG GCGCCCCTCGCCTCCCGGGAGGGACACCTACGGCACCTCCTcgctgagcagcagcagcaattctgGCTCCTGCAAGGGCAGCGACAGCAGCCCCACCCCAAG GCGCTCGTCCAAGTACAACCTCTGCAGCGACAACCATGGGATAAAGCCACCGACGCCGGAGCAGTACCTGACACCCCTGCAGCAGAAGGAGGTCTGCATCAGACACCTGAAGGCTCGCCTGAAGGACACACAGGAGCGGCTGCAGGACAG GGATGCTGAGATTGAGGACCTGAAGACGCAGCTGTCACGGATGCAGGAGGACTGGATCGAGGAGGAGTGCCACCGCGTGGAGGCCCAGCTGGCACTGAAGGAGGCCCGCAAGGAGATCAAGCAGCTGAAGCAGGTCATCGACACGGTGAAGAACAACCTGCTGGAGAAGGACAAGGGGCTCCAGAAGTATTTTGTGGACATCAACATCCAGAACAAGAAGCTGGAGACACTGCTGCACAGCATGGAGGTGGCGCAGAACGGGGCACtgaaggaggagggggctggcgAGTCAGcc ggggggtccccagcccgATCCCTCACCCGCAGCTCTACCTACACCAAGCTGAGTGAccagggggctggggaccgCAACGTGGGGGGCTCACAGACCATCTCGCTGGACGAGGGGGCCGACAGCGGCTTCATGGGGGTGGAGGAGGCTCCCTGCCACACGGACCCGCTGGAGGTGGGGGACGAGCCTGGCACCCGCTTGCCCCCCAGCTCCACCTACGAGAagctgctggggctgcggggcggcgtGGAGGCCGGGGTGCAAGCCAGCTGCATGCAGGAGCGGGCCATCCAGACAGACTTCgtgccctgccagcctgacctGGACACCATCCTGGAGAAGGTGATGAAGTCCCAGGCTTGCAGCTTAGGCAGCCCCACCTCAGCCTGGGTCTCTGAAATGGAAGACGTGATGCCCGGCCCCGAGCTCTCCAACCCCACCGGGGCCATGGACCTGCTGGCAGCCGAGCCCGACACTGCAACGGTGGGTGCCGGGGCTGAGGCGGGTGCCCCCTGCAACCCAGCGGTGCGGCAGCCCCCCAGCGCCAGCCCCTCGGTGGCCATCGCCTGCGTGGCAGAGGAGGAGACGATGGAGGCGTCCGGCTGCGAGGCCGCCCCCTCCAAGAGCTATTGGAGCCGCCACTTCATCGTGGATCTGCTGGCAGTGGTGGTGCCGGCGGTGCCCACGGTGGCCTGGCTGTGCCGCTCGCAGCGCCGGCAGGGCCAGCCCATCTACAACATCAGCTCactgctgcggggctgctgcaCCGTGGCCCTCCATTCCATCCGCAGGATGGGCTGTCGCCCTGTCGCCAGCCACGGCCCCgggggcagcacccagccctga
- the FKBP1A gene encoding peptidyl-prolyl cis-trans isomerase FKBP1A — MGVHVETIAPGDGRTFPKRGQTCVVHYTGMLEDGKKFDSSRDRNKPFKFVMGKQEVIRGWEEGVAQMSVGQRAKMTISPDYAYGSTGHPGIIPPNATLIFDVELMKLE, encoded by the exons atGGGCGTGCATGTGGAGACCATCGCCCCCGGCGACG GGCGGACGTTCCCCAAGCGCGGCCAGACCTGCGTGGTGCACTACACGG gtATGCTGGAAGATGGGAAGAAGTTTGATTCCTCCCGCGACAGGAACAAGCCATTCAAGTTTGTGATGGGCAAGCAGGAGGTGATCCGCGGCTGGGAGGAAGGAGTCGCTCAG atGAGCGTTGGTCAGCGGGCAAAGATGACCATCTCCCCAGATTACGCCTATGGCTCTACTGGCCACCCAGGGATCATCCCACCAAACGCCACTCTAATTTTTGATGTGGAGCTCATGAAATTGGAATGA
- the SDCBP2 gene encoding syntenin-2, with amino-acid sequence MATLYPSLEDMKGHQILQAQAAAGVKTPATTVVTEKPKLVSGTGPPVLYPNLAELENYMGLALSSEEIQKNLLPESSTALTPAGPSPGQLVAPLSGNNAGLRRAEIKPGVREIHLCKDERGKTGLQLKNVDQGIFVQLVKANSPAALVGLRFGDQILQIDGKNCTGWSSDKAQRVLKKASPEKIVMVVRDRPFQRTVTVHKDSTGHIGIVVKKGKIVSLAKDSSAARNGLLTHHCICEVNGQNVIGMKDKQLTEVLAGAGNVVTLTIIPTVIYEHMVKRLSAGLVKSAMDHSIPDL; translated from the exons atggcaaCACTCTACCCATCCCTGGAGGACATGAAGGGCCACCAGATCTTGCAG gcgcaggctgctgctggcgtGAAGACCCCTGCCACGACGGTGGTCACAGAGAAACCAAAGCTCGTCTCAGGCACCG GGCCGCCCGTGCTGTACCCCAACCTGGCTGAGCTGGAGAACTACATGGGGCTCGCTCTCTCCAGCGAAGAGATCCAGAAGAACCTGCTCCCGGAAAGCAGTACT GCACTGACCCCTGCCGGGCCCTCTCCGGGCCAGCTGGTCGCCCCCCTGAGTGGGAACAATGCGGGGCTGCGTCGCGCAGAGATCAAGCCAGGTGTGCGGGAGATCCACCTCTGCAAGGACGAGCGGGGCAAGACGGGGCTGCAGCTGAAAAACGTCGACCAG GGCATCTTTGTGCAGCTGGTGAAGGCCAACTCGCCGGCGGCGCTGGTGGGGCTGCGCTTCGGGGACCAGATCCTGCAGATTGATGGCAAGAACTGCACGGGCTGGAGCAGTGACAAGGCGCAGCGGGTGCTGAAGAAGGCATCCCCTGAGAAAATCGTCATGGTGGTGCGGGACAG GCCTTTCCAGCGCACCGTCACTGTGCATAAGGACAGCACTGGCCACATTGGCATCGTGGTCAAGAAGGGGAAGATTGTGTCACTGGCCAaggacagctctgctgcccGCAATGGCCTCCTCACCCACCACTGCATCTGCGAGGTGAACGGACAGAACGTCATCGGCATGAAG GACAAGCAGCTCACGGAGGTGCTAGCAGGGGCCGGGAACGTGGTCACGCTGACCATCATCCCCACAGTGATCTATGAGCACATGGTCAAACG GCTCTCGGCGGGGCTGGTGAAGTCAGCCATGGACCACTCCATCCCTGACCTCTGA